GGAACTTCCAGTGCATCTTCGCCTTTTAAATAACTTGGTAAATTTAAACCGGCCATATTGAATAAATCGTTTAATGGCGGAACGGTTTTCATCATGCCCGAAACAAAGTTGGCTGTGGAGCCGTTTTCGCCCTGACCATTTCCTGAATCCCAAACGGTGATTTTATCGATTTTGATATTTTTAACCGCTTCAACCTGAGTTTTAACCAGTTCAGGAAGTTTTTCCAATAATAAAAGCTGGAACGCTTTGCTTGGATCTCCGCCCGCCGCAGCCACAACATCTTTGTAACCTTCGGCTTGTTTGGTTAAGATTTCAAATAATCCTTTTGCTTCGGCTTCCATTTTTGCAAAAATAGCATCGGCTTCTCCTTTTGCATTTTCTCTAATAGTTTCGGCAGCGGCCTGTGCTTCGATAATTGCTCTTTGTTTAGCAATTTCGGCAGGAACCACAACGTTTGCAATTTGGGTAGAACGTTCTCTTTCAGAACGTGCCAGCTCAGCTTTCTGTTCAGCAATGTACGATTCTTCTAAAGCTTTTGCTTGTTGTACTTTTTCGGCCGCTATTGCGACACGCAATGATTCTGCTTCTTTTTCTCTACGAAGCGCCTCAGAATTGGCAATGGCAATTTTGGCCTCGTTTTCTCCCTGAATTGCAATCGCATTAGCTTCAGAAGTTTTTACCCTTGTATCTCTTTGTGCTTCTGCTTTTCCAATAGTTTCGTCTCTGGATGCTGTTGCAATACTAATTTCTTTATCTTTTTGGGTAATTGCGATTTTTACATCACGATCTCTGTGTGTTTCTGCAATTTGTGTATCTTTTTCTCTATCGGCAAGAGCCTTACCAATTTCCCCGATTTTTTCCTGCTCAGCCACACTGATTTTTGCTTCGTTGATCGCTTTTGCAGCAGCTTCTTTTCCTAAAGCTTCAATATAACCTGATTCGTCTCTAATATCGGTAACGTTTACGTTGATTAATTTTAAACCAATTTTTTTAAGCTCACTGTCAACGTTTTTCGAAATATTGTCAAGGAATTTATCACGGTCTGAGTTGATTTCTTCGATAGTCATGGTTGCGATAACCAAACGCAGCTGACCAAACAGGATATCTTTTGCCAGTTCCTGAACCTGCTCTGATGATAAGCCTAATAATCTTTCGGCGGCAGTGTTCATACTGTCTGATTCTGTCGAAATTGCAATGGTAAATCGGCACGGAACATCGACTCTAATATTTTGTCGGCTCAATGCATTGGTTAAGTTGGCTTCGATCGAAAGCGGTTTTAAATCCAGAAATGAATAATCCTGAATAACCGGCCAGATAAAAGCACCGCCGCCGTGTACACATCGTGCAGAGGTACCGCCGGTGCGCCCGTAAATAACTAAGATTTTATCTGAAGGACAACGTTTGTACCTCGATATTAATGCCGAAATTGTTACGAATAATACGATTGCCGCAACTGCAATTAAAATAATTGGGTTCATGCTATTTATGTTAAATGGTTTCTACAATTAAAATGTTGTTTTCGATTTTGATCACTTTTACTGCTGCGCCGGACGGAATTCTTTCGTTTTCGGTCATGGCTTCCAATTCATGATAGGCACCGTTTACGCTGATCATGATTTTACCTTTTCCGGTTTTGTGTTCTGGAATTGTTAAATAAACTTCGGCAGTTTTGTCTAAAGTACTGGTGATTTTAAAAGAATTGTCTTCGGCCAGTTTTTGCACTTGTTTGATTACGAAGAAAAACAAAAGCACAAACAAAACGCCTACAACAAGAGATAAAACAATAAGAAACCAAGGCTTTTCGCCAATTGTTGAATAAAATGAAATTCCGGTCCAGCTGAAACCTAAAAGAAAGTTGACGAGGTTTCGCAGCGAGAAGACCTGAAAATCCATATCTCCATCATGAAAATGCCCGTCAAAATCGGTATCGAGACCATCCGAAATATCGAGACCCGAAAAGGTAATGATGGTTTGAATAAGAAAGATTAAACTTGTTGGAATAGCGATATACCAAAAGGATTTAAGTAAGGCGGGCAAACTTTCTAACAGCTCCATAATTATCGGGTTTTTCGAATAACATTTGGTTGCTAATATCTTACTTTTTATGAAAGAAAACTAATTTATGTTAAAAATCGATTTTCTGTGTGTTTCTTCTTTTTTATGAGACAGAAAAGTTAAACCATAAAACAAACAAACCCCCTGCTTTAGATGTATGAGAAATATCCAAAATGAATTTTTTTCCCTAGTTTCCATAGGACATCATGGCAGGGGAAATGTTGTTTTTATTATGAAAAAAGAGGGATTAAATTTGTTTTTGAGTGGTATTATGCGGTGAGCATTTTTTGGTAAGCTTTCCTGATTTCCAGATCCGAAAAAGGTTCAAGTGCTTTTACCAGTGTTTTGATCGTGTTACTGCAG
This portion of the Flavobacterium gelatinilyticum genome encodes:
- a CDS encoding flotillin family protein, with the translated sequence MNPIILIAVAAIVLFVTISALISRYKRCPSDKILVIYGRTGGTSARCVHGGGAFIWPVIQDYSFLDLKPLSIEANLTNALSRQNIRVDVPCRFTIAISTESDSMNTAAERLLGLSSEQVQELAKDILFGQLRLVIATMTIEEINSDRDKFLDNISKNVDSELKKIGLKLINVNVTDIRDESGYIEALGKEAAAKAINEAKISVAEQEKIGEIGKALADREKDTQIAETHRDRDVKIAITQKDKEISIATASRDETIGKAEAQRDTRVKTSEANAIAIQGENEAKIAIANSEALRREKEAESLRVAIAAEKVQQAKALEESYIAEQKAELARSERERSTQIANVVVPAEIAKQRAIIEAQAAAETIRENAKGEADAIFAKMEAEAKGLFEILTKQAEGYKDVVAAAGGDPSKAFQLLLLEKLPELVKTQVEAVKNIKIDKITVWDSGNGQGENGSTANFVSGMMKTVPPLNDLFNMAGLNLPSYLKGEDALEVPPTIEVEETKE
- a CDS encoding NfeD family protein is translated as MELLESLPALLKSFWYIAIPTSLIFLIQTIITFSGLDISDGLDTDFDGHFHDGDMDFQVFSLRNLVNFLLGFSWTGISFYSTIGEKPWFLIVLSLVVGVLFVLLFFFVIKQVQKLAEDNSFKITSTLDKTAEVYLTIPEHKTGKGKIMISVNGAYHELEAMTENERIPSGAAVKVIKIENNILIVETI